The Roseimicrobium gellanilyticum genome contains a region encoding:
- a CDS encoding DUF4239 domain-containing protein, translating into MSIIATGILFVCFLFAGILLCIELGKRLGKARFSKEGESATTGISAIEGAVFGLLGLTLAFLFSGALSRFDERRKIITQECNDIGTAWLRVDLLPVDTQPAMRDLFRRYLDSRIETYRKLPDLDAAKVELQRSAELQSKIWTLAVSSTQGTGTSHPPMLLLPALNSMFDTATLRTEASKMHPPIVITAMLAVLALASSLFAGYDMANRRPWLSLHPIAFALVLSVTVYVIIDLEYPHLGMIQVKNSEEILIGLRDSMNTK; encoded by the coding sequence ATGAGCATCATCGCAACGGGAATCCTCTTTGTGTGCTTTCTGTTCGCGGGAATCCTCCTATGCATTGAATTGGGCAAGCGGCTTGGGAAGGCCAGGTTCTCCAAGGAGGGCGAGTCTGCTACTACGGGGATCAGCGCCATTGAAGGCGCCGTCTTCGGCTTGCTCGGACTGACGCTGGCCTTTCTCTTCTCAGGAGCGTTGTCGCGATTTGACGAACGCCGCAAGATCATCACTCAAGAATGCAATGACATCGGCACCGCATGGCTCCGAGTGGATCTCCTGCCGGTGGATACGCAGCCAGCCATGCGCGACCTTTTCAGACGCTACCTCGACTCCAGAATAGAGACTTATCGAAAGCTACCTGACCTTGATGCCGCCAAGGTGGAACTCCAGAGGTCAGCCGAACTGCAATCGAAAATCTGGACCCTGGCTGTCTCGTCTACGCAAGGCACGGGTACCAGCCACCCACCCATGCTGCTCCTTCCCGCGCTGAACTCGATGTTTGATACCGCGACCCTGCGGACCGAGGCCTCAAAAATGCATCCGCCCATTGTCATCACCGCAATGCTCGCGGTACTCGCTCTCGCCAGTTCGTTGTTCGCCGGCTACGACATGGCAAACCGGCGCCCATGGCTTTCGCTTCATCCCATTGCGTTCGCCCTCGTACTCTCAGTGACTGTGTATGTGATCATTGACCTGGAGTATCCCCATTTGGGAATGATTCAGGTGAAGAACTCCGAAGAAATATTGATCGGTCTGCGCGACAGCATGAACACGAAGTGA